GTTCCACTGTTTCGCACTTCCCCCGTGACGCGCTGCAGGCATCTGTCCGTGCGGGCACAAGGATCGCCCGTCGGGCGTGTTGCGCACACCTCTCGTCACGGAATCTCCCCGATCCGGAGAACTTCGGGAAGCCTGGTGGCGCTCCGGTGGCATGACCGCGACGGGACGGTCGGTGGCGCGACGGGAGGGAGCCCGTGCGAGTATGGGACGTCCGCACGCCAGGGACGGCCAAAATGTGCTTGTCGGAGCGGGTGTACGGCGTGTGAGTCGGATTGTGGCGAAAGGACCGGAGCGTACGTGAGCGAGAATCAGAACCTCCTCGCGGAGCAGCGGCGCGCTCTGATCCTGGACGAGGTCCGGCGCCGAGGCGGGGTACGCGTCAACGAGCTGACCCGCAAGCTCGGCGTGTCGGACATGACCGTTCGGCGCGATCTCGACGCGCTGGCACGTCAGGGTGTGCTGGAGAAGGTGCACGGCGGCGCGGTTCCCGTGGTCGAGGCGAGCACGCACGAGCCGGGTTTCGAGGCGAAGTCCGGCTTGGAGCTGACCGCCAAGGAGGACATCGCACAGTCCGCGGCGGAGCTGGTCGCGCCGGGGACCGCCATCGCGTTGTCGGGCGGTACGACGACGTACGCGCTGGCCCACCATCTGCTCGACGTCCCGGATCTGACCGTCGTCACCAACTCGGTGCGGGTCGCCGACGTCTTCCACGCGGCGCAGCGCACCACGGGCCCCCGTCAGGGCGCGGCCACCGTCGTGCTGACCGGCGGGGTACGCACTCCTTCCGACTCGCTGGTGGGGCCGGTGGCCGACCAGGCGATCGGGGCGCTCCACTTCGACGTGCTCTTCCTCGGTGTGCACGGGATATCGGTCGAGGCCGGTCTGTCGACGCCGAACCTCGCCGAGGCGGAGACCAACCGCCGCCTCGTGCAGTCGGCGCGGCGCGTCGTGGTGGTCGCCGACCACACCAAGTGGGGGACGGTGGGCCTGAGTTCGTTCGCCTCGCTGGAGCAGGTCGACACGCTGGTGACGGACGCGGGGCTGCCCTCGGCGGCGCGCGCGGAGATCTCCGAGCATCTGCGGCGACTGGTGGTGGCCGGTGAGAGCGGTGTGGCCGTTGAGGGTACTGACAGCTGACTGAGCGACAGTTAAGGTGACACCTCCTGAGCACACCTGGGGGGTGTCCATGGCTCACCAACTCCGTGCGGTGGGGCTCGACT
This is a stretch of genomic DNA from Streptomyces sp. NBC_00285. It encodes these proteins:
- a CDS encoding DeoR/GlpR family DNA-binding transcription regulator; protein product: MSENQNLLAEQRRALILDEVRRRGGVRVNELTRKLGVSDMTVRRDLDALARQGVLEKVHGGAVPVVEASTHEPGFEAKSGLELTAKEDIAQSAAELVAPGTAIALSGGTTTYALAHHLLDVPDLTVVTNSVRVADVFHAAQRTTGPRQGAATVVLTGGVRTPSDSLVGPVADQAIGALHFDVLFLGVHGISVEAGLSTPNLAEAETNRRLVQSARRVVVVADHTKWGTVGLSSFASLEQVDTLVTDAGLPSAARAEISEHLRRLVVAGESGVAVEGTDS